A portion of the Chryseobacterium tructae genome contains these proteins:
- a CDS encoding DUF4870 domain-containing protein: MANYHLEQGLGFFLLSVVVNVILSIIISILPALSFLNYIGLILLILWVFGIINAANEQKKPIPIVGKMFENQFGFLA; the protein is encoded by the coding sequence TTGGCCAATTATCATTTGGAGCAAGGTTTAGGTTTTTTTTTATTAAGCGTTGTTGTAAATGTTATTCTTTCCATTATAATTTCCATTCTTCCCGCTTTATCTTTTTTGAATTATATAGGATTGATTCTGTTGATCTTATGGGTATTCGGAATCATTAATGCGGCCAATGAACAAAAGAAACCTATTCCGATAGTAGGAAAAATGTTTGAGAATCAATTTGGCTTTCTGGCATAA
- a CDS encoding LytR/AlgR family response regulator transcription factor yields MHCETSGSYTTFYLNDGKKIMISKPLKNYENILLPPDFFRVHQSYLINTHYIISYSREGMIEMENGASIPISRAKKDAFFKLMKE; encoded by the coding sequence ATGCATTGTGAAACCTCCGGCTCTTACACTACTTTCTATCTGAACGATGGAAAAAAAATTATGATTTCCAAGCCTCTTAAAAATTATGAAAACATCCTTCTTCCGCCTGATTTTTTTCGGGTACACCAGTCTTACTTGATCAATACTCATTATATTATTAGCTATTCCAGAGAAGGAATGATTGAAATGGAAAATGGAGCCAGTATTCCGATATCAAGAGCCAAAAAGGATGCTTTTTTCAAGTTGATGAAGGAATAA
- a CDS encoding LytR/AlgR family response regulator transcription factor has translation MYKAIIIEDEYHLREALSIMLEMVASSKIQIIGYAENAHEAAKLIDRLQPDLVFMDIMLKNGTGFDVLQQISYRKFHLIFTTAYEEYAIRAFKFSALDYLLKPIDAEELRAAIDRISGLKEQFLEEQQVRELNNNLTKLHKELFFLLRKQCMS, from the coding sequence ATGTATAAAGCCATAATCATAGAAGACGAATATCATTTACGGGAAGCATTATCCATTATGCTGGAAATGGTTGCTTCAAGTAAAATACAGATCATAGGTTATGCCGAAAATGCTCATGAAGCGGCAAAATTGATTGATCGACTGCAACCCGATCTAGTATTCATGGATATTATGTTAAAAAATGGAACAGGGTTCGATGTACTCCAGCAGATTTCTTACCGAAAATTTCATTTAATTTTTACCACGGCTTATGAAGAGTACGCTATTCGGGCATTCAAATTCAGTGCATTGGATTACCTGTTAAAACCTATTGATGCTGAAGAACTCAGAGCAGCCATTGATAGAATTTCAGGATTAAAGGAGCAATTCCTTGAAGAACAGCAAGTACGTGAACTCAATAATAATCTGACGAAACTCCACAAAGAATTATTCTTCCTACTCAGGAAGCAATGCATGTCGTAA